In Phaeobacter piscinae, one genomic interval encodes:
- a CDS encoding LacI family DNA-binding transcriptional regulator yields the protein MGKPTLHDVAAAAGVSYATADRVLNNRGGVAKKSQDRVRAAIADLGYQRDITAANLSRRRQYRFAVLLPAAREGFFAALHADLEQEVAARSQARQQITITRVPPFDAAALTRAIEGCAAEGYDGVCLVAVEDPDVEAALTRLRAQGMAVVTLVADSAPQTRDTYIGIDNRRAGRTAGDLMRLAHRGGAAPQGQILPITGSLNARDHADRYAGFCDVVAADLRILPPLETGDDPEILEQALRHALRANPDITGIYNLGAGIPGLISALATTQSGDKPVVISHELCAATRDAVAQGLIDAVIDQKPAQEITAALAALVALSDGQPVDPLAGQITPAVHFKHNMPPQSAVGPEEGA from the coding sequence ATGGGAAAACCCACATTACATGATGTCGCGGCTGCGGCGGGGGTCAGCTATGCGACGGCGGACCGGGTGCTGAACAATCGGGGTGGCGTGGCCAAAAAATCTCAGGACCGGGTGCGCGCGGCGATTGCCGATCTGGGCTACCAGCGCGACATCACCGCCGCCAATCTGTCGCGCCGCCGTCAGTACCGCTTTGCGGTGTTGCTGCCTGCGGCGCGGGAGGGGTTCTTTGCCGCGCTGCACGCTGATCTGGAGCAGGAGGTGGCCGCTCGCTCTCAGGCCCGCCAGCAGATCACGATAACCCGCGTGCCGCCCTTCGACGCCGCAGCGCTGACCCGCGCGATAGAAGGCTGCGCCGCAGAAGGCTACGATGGTGTCTGCCTCGTCGCGGTTGAGGATCCGGACGTTGAAGCCGCGCTGACCCGGCTGCGGGCGCAGGGAATGGCCGTGGTGACATTGGTTGCCGACAGCGCGCCGCAGACCCGCGATACCTATATTGGCATTGATAACCGCAGGGCCGGGCGCACCGCTGGTGATCTGATGCGACTGGCCCATCGCGGTGGTGCAGCCCCTCAGGGTCAGATCCTACCCATCACCGGCAGTCTCAACGCCCGCGATCACGCCGACCGCTATGCGGGCTTTTGTGATGTGGTGGCCGCAGATCTGCGCATCCTGCCGCCGCTGGAAACTGGCGATGATCCGGAGATCCTTGAACAGGCCTTGCGCCACGCGCTGCGTGCCAACCCCGATATTACCGGCATTTACAATCTGGGGGCGGGTATTCCGGGTCTGATTTCGGCGCTTGCGACGACACAGTCAGGCGACAAGCCGGTGGTGATCAGCCACGAACTCTGCGCGGCCACCCGCGATGCGGTGGCGCAGGGGCTCATTGATGCGGTGATTGATCAGAAACCGGCGCAGGAAATCACTGCCGCCCTGGCCGCGCTTGTCGCCCTCAGTGACGGGCAGCCGGTTGATCCATTGGCGGGGCAAATCACCCCGGCCGTTCATTTCAAACACAACATGCCCCCGCAGTCTGCGGTCGGGCCAGAAGAAGGGGCCTGA
- a CDS encoding DUF3772 domain-containing protein yields MIPVMRGIVKCLAGLVLLISLAFPALAQLDARAKSYYEDWLRTANRAETVIDASRASNLALEQLRSELADFRQTFQVKRGENGERIQTLQGQLDALGPAPGEGEEEPEDIADLRASLTQQLNQLKVPRIVAEEAYSRADGLINEIDKIVRERLTKRLFERGTSPLNPEHWPGALRDMLHASRGVGNETLSQLRNDTTSERISGDLVGLLAVLFIGLLLITRGRSWAHRAGDYLRRYGARGTGVWTFVVSLLQVLLPLIGVIFLAAAIDLSGILGVRGSIILDSVPAWAFIILSFHWLGEQLYANQIENDLLPVQENNQAETRFLIDMMAVILVLQDAFDTIVRIQNIPESSAAVYAFPLITCAALILLRLHRIGAKQRQAQDDEDSEEGAIAAGANRIIAVLRRSIYLLGFAGPVLAAIGYLNAAEALIYPSMLTLAVLAGLFVLHRFLGDLYGFVSGKGTAARDSLFAALIGFALALLALPLLALIWGARVADLTELWSNFLEGFQIGDTRISPTAFLTFVTIFAVGYGLTRLVQGSLRNALLPKTRIDIGGQNAIASGMGYVGIFLAALVAISMAGLDLSSLAIVAGALSVGIGFGLQTIVSNFVSGIILLVERPVSKGDWIEVGGLMGYVRDISVRSTRIETFDRTDVIVPNSDLITGTVTNYTRGNTVGRVIVPVGVSYGTDPRKVEAILMEVAKDHPMVLMNPAPSVVFQGFGADSLNFEIRAILRDVNWVLSVKSDMNYDIARRFEEAEIEIPFAQRDIWIRNPDALATAATEAAQGIAAPEASVAASNPPPSPAKKRPDRPDLDDLSSGDDGEGSEDGDADR; encoded by the coding sequence GTGGTGAAAATGGCGAGCGCATTCAAACGCTACAGGGCCAGCTCGATGCCCTAGGTCCCGCTCCCGGCGAGGGGGAGGAAGAGCCCGAAGATATTGCAGATCTGCGTGCCTCGCTGACCCAGCAGCTCAATCAGCTCAAGGTTCCGCGTATCGTCGCCGAGGAAGCTTACAGCCGCGCCGATGGCCTCATCAACGAGATCGACAAGATCGTCCGCGAGCGCCTGACCAAACGTCTGTTTGAACGCGGCACCTCGCCGCTCAACCCCGAACATTGGCCCGGAGCTTTGCGGGATATGCTCCATGCCAGCCGTGGGGTGGGCAATGAAACCCTGTCGCAGCTGCGCAATGACACCACCAGTGAACGCATCAGCGGTGATCTGGTCGGGCTGCTTGCGGTGTTGTTCATCGGTCTGCTTCTGATCACGCGCGGACGTTCATGGGCCCATCGGGCTGGCGATTATCTGCGCCGCTACGGTGCGCGTGGGACCGGGGTTTGGACCTTCGTCGTCTCGCTCCTTCAGGTGCTGCTGCCGCTTATTGGTGTGATTTTTCTGGCAGCGGCGATTGATCTTTCGGGCATCCTTGGCGTGCGCGGCAGTATCATTCTGGATTCCGTTCCAGCCTGGGCGTTCATTATTCTGTCCTTCCATTGGCTGGGTGAGCAGCTCTACGCCAATCAGATTGAAAACGATCTGCTGCCGGTTCAGGAAAACAATCAGGCTGAGACCCGCTTTCTGATCGACATGATGGCGGTGATCCTGGTGCTTCAGGATGCATTCGACACGATTGTGAGAATCCAGAACATCCCCGAAAGCAGCGCCGCCGTCTACGCTTTCCCGCTGATCACCTGCGCCGCACTGATCTTACTGCGGCTACACCGGATCGGAGCCAAACAGCGTCAGGCACAGGATGATGAAGACAGCGAGGAGGGCGCGATTGCCGCGGGCGCCAACCGGATTATCGCTGTGCTGCGGCGCAGCATTTACTTGCTTGGTTTCGCCGGTCCCGTTCTGGCAGCAATTGGCTATCTTAACGCCGCTGAGGCATTGATCTATCCATCAATGCTGACGCTCGCCGTGCTGGCCGGGCTGTTTGTGCTGCACCGCTTTCTCGGTGATCTCTATGGATTTGTCAGCGGCAAGGGCACAGCGGCACGCGACTCACTCTTTGCCGCGCTGATCGGCTTTGCGCTGGCGCTTCTGGCGCTGCCGTTGCTGGCGTTGATCTGGGGCGCGCGGGTGGCGGATCTGACCGAGCTTTGGTCGAACTTCCTCGAAGGTTTTCAGATCGGGGACACCCGGATTTCACCCACGGCGTTCCTCACCTTCGTGACGATTTTTGCCGTTGGCTACGGCCTGACCCGACTGGTGCAGGGCAGCTTGCGCAATGCGCTGCTGCCGAAAACCCGCATTGATATCGGCGGTCAGAACGCCATTGCCTCCGGTATGGGCTATGTCGGGATCTTTCTCGCAGCTCTGGTGGCGATTTCGATGGCGGGGCTTGATCTGTCCTCCCTCGCCATTGTGGCTGGTGCGCTGTCTGTGGGTATCGGTTTTGGCCTGCAAACCATCGTATCGAACTTTGTCTCTGGCATCATCCTGCTGGTCGAACGCCCAGTCTCCAAAGGCGACTGGATCGAGGTCGGTGGCCTGATGGGCTATGTGCGCGACATCTCGGTGCGCTCCACCCGGATTGAAACCTTCGACCGCACTGATGTGATCGTGCCGAACTCGGACCTGATCACCGGCACCGTCACCAACTACACCCGCGGCAATACCGTGGGCCGGGTGATTGTGCCCGTTGGTGTGAGCTACGGCACCGATCCGCGCAAGGTGGAGGCGATTCTGATGGAGGTGGCTAAGGATCACCCGATGGTGCTGATGAATCCGGCGCCCTCGGTGGTGTTCCAGGGCTTTGGCGCCGACAGTCTCAACTTTGAGATCCGCGCCATTCTGCGGGATGTGAACTGGGTCTTGTCGGTGAAATCCGACATGAACTACGACATCGCACGCCGCTTTGAAGAGGCCGAGATTGAGATCCCCTTTGCCCAGCGCGATATCTGGATCCGCAATCCCGATGCGCTTGCCACCGCCGCAACCGAGGCCGCTCAGGGTATCGCGGCCCCTGAGGCGTCGGTAGCAGCCTCAAATCCACCCCCATCCCCGGCCAAGAAACGCCCGGATCGTCCTGATCTTGACGATCTGTCCAGCGGCGACGACGGGGAAGGCAGCGAAGACGGAGACGCCGATCGATGA
- the xylA gene encoding xylose isomerase, whose product MAGYFDDIAAITYNPESDGLAYRHYNPDEMIMGKRMEDHLRFAVCYWHNFVWEGNDPFGGQTFQRPWFPADTMDLARMKADAAFDMFRILGVPYYCFHDHDIRPEGDSLAESHKRLNTMGDVLEQKMADGGPKLLWGTANMFSNRRYMSGASTNPDPDVFAYCASTVRACMDLTHRLGGENYVLWGGREGYETLLNTDLTRELEQMGRFLSMVVEYKHKIGFKGAILIEPKPQEPTKHQYDYDVATVYGFLKRFGLEEEVKVNIEQGHAILAGHSFEHEIAMANALGIFGSIDMNRNDYQSGWDTDQFPNNVPEVALAYYEILRGGGLTTGGTNFDAKLRRQSLDAEDLIAAHVGAMDVCARGLRAAAAMLESDSLEAKRRDRYAGWNSPEAQAYLAEGATLDAIADQAEAKALNPQPVSGRQEQLEALVNRFV is encoded by the coding sequence ATGGCTGGCTATTTCGACGACATCGCGGCAATCACCTATAACCCGGAAAGCGACGGGCTGGCCTATCGCCACTACAATCCCGATGAAATGATCATGGGCAAGCGGATGGAGGACCACCTGCGCTTTGCCGTTTGCTACTGGCATAATTTTGTGTGGGAGGGGAACGACCCCTTTGGCGGCCAGACGTTTCAGCGCCCGTGGTTCCCCGCCGACACCATGGATCTGGCGCGTATGAAGGCCGATGCCGCCTTTGACATGTTCCGCATCCTTGGCGTGCCGTATTACTGTTTTCATGACCACGATATCCGGCCAGAGGGCGACAGCCTCGCCGAAAGCCACAAACGCCTCAACACCATGGGCGACGTGCTGGAACAGAAGATGGCCGATGGCGGCCCGAAACTTTTATGGGGGACCGCCAATATGTTCTCCAATCGCCGCTATATGTCCGGCGCCAGCACCAACCCGGACCCGGATGTCTTTGCCTATTGCGCTTCCACAGTGCGCGCCTGCATGGATCTGACCCATCGTCTGGGTGGTGAGAACTATGTCCTCTGGGGTGGGCGCGAGGGGTATGAAACCCTGCTCAACACCGATCTCACGCGTGAGCTGGAGCAGATGGGCCGCTTCCTGTCGATGGTGGTGGAGTACAAACACAAGATCGGCTTCAAAGGCGCGATCCTGATCGAACCCAAACCGCAGGAGCCGACCAAGCACCAATATGACTACGACGTTGCCACTGTTTATGGCTTCCTCAAACGCTTTGGGCTTGAGGAGGAGGTGAAGGTCAATATCGAACAGGGCCATGCCATCCTCGCCGGGCACAGCTTTGAACATGAGATCGCCATGGCCAATGCGCTGGGGATCTTTGGCTCCATCGACATGAACCGCAATGACTATCAGTCTGGCTGGGACACCGATCAGTTTCCCAACAATGTGCCGGAGGTGGCGCTGGCCTATTACGAAATCCTGCGCGGTGGCGGGCTGACAACTGGCGGCACCAATTTCGACGCCAAACTGCGCCGTCAGTCACTGGATGCCGAGGATCTGATCGCCGCCCATGTGGGCGCGATGGATGTCTGTGCGCGCGGCTTGCGCGCAGCTGCGGCCATGCTGGAAAGCGACAGTCTCGAGGCCAAGCGCCGGGATCGTTATGCCGGTTGGAACAGCCCCGAGGCGCAGGCCTATCTGGCGGAGGGGGCCACGCTGGACGCCATCGCCGATCAGGCTGAGGCCAAGGCGCTTAATCCGCAGCCGGTTTCTGGCCGTCAGGAACAGCTGGAGGCGCTGGTCAACCGCTTCGTCTGA
- a CDS encoding Hint domain-containing protein, whose translation MPCFTPGTTIATPYGACAVEDLSVGDRVMTRDNGLQPIRWIGQRQLDRAALQGAAHLQPVLVAEGALGNGMPERDLLLSPNHRVLITNDKTAFYFEGREILVAAKHLTGLSGVDAVETSSIDYIHFVCAGHEVVCADGAWIECFQPADQSQRGLDRAQREEVLMLFPELQAQPSAMATSAVGSPRGGKDGVQWFIH comes from the coding sequence GTGCCCTGCTTCACGCCCGGAACAACCATTGCAACCCCCTATGGGGCCTGCGCCGTCGAGGATCTGAGCGTCGGCGACCGGGTGATGACCCGCGACAATGGTCTGCAGCCCATTCGCTGGATCGGGCAGCGGCAGCTGGACCGCGCGGCCTTGCAGGGGGCGGCGCATTTGCAGCCGGTTCTGGTTGCGGAGGGGGCGCTTGGCAATGGAATGCCGGAGCGGGATCTGCTGCTCAGCCCCAACCACCGCGTGCTGATCACCAATGACAAGACGGCCTTCTATTTTGAGGGCCGCGAAATTCTGGTCGCGGCGAAACATCTGACCGGATTGTCCGGGGTGGATGCGGTGGAGACGTCGTCTATCGATTACATCCATTTTGTCTGTGCGGGCCATGAGGTGGTTTGTGCGGACGGGGCGTGGATCGAATGCTTTCAGCCGGCCGATCAATCCCAGCGCGGATTGGACCGGGCCCAGCGGGAAGAGGTGCTGATGCTGTTTCCCGAGTTGCAGGCGCAGCCATCCGCCATGGCAACATCGGCGGTTGGATCTCCGCGCGGTGGCAAAGACGGGGTGCAGTGGTTCATCCACTGA
- a CDS encoding alanyl-tRNA editing protein, producing the protein MTEQLFLTDAYTQEAPAHVTEHTTEGGLVLNQSVFYATGGGQPGDTGRLSWSDGAGEHDLPIINTVKGEAGRSVLIPAEGQPLPAVGQEVVQTLDWDRRFGHMRVHTALHLLSVVVPLPVSGGSIGAEKGRLDFNMPEAPEDKQALEDALNTLIARDLTVSERWITEDELDANPELVKTMSVAPPRGTGRIRLVRIGSADEQIDLQPCGGTHVRSTAEIGPIRLGKVEKKGKQNRRVYLHLGG; encoded by the coding sequence ATGACCGAACAATTGTTCCTGACCGACGCCTATACACAAGAGGCCCCGGCACACGTAACCGAACACACAACAGAAGGCGGGCTGGTTCTGAACCAGTCCGTCTTCTACGCGACTGGGGGCGGGCAACCGGGCGATACCGGCCGCCTCAGCTGGTCCGATGGGGCAGGGGAACATGACCTGCCCATTATCAACACGGTAAAGGGGGAGGCGGGCCGCAGTGTCCTGATCCCCGCCGAGGGGCAGCCTCTGCCAGCTGTCGGCCAGGAGGTGGTGCAGACCCTCGATTGGGACCGCCGCTTTGGCCATATGCGCGTCCACACTGCGCTGCATCTGCTGTCGGTGGTGGTCCCGCTGCCGGTCTCCGGTGGCTCCATCGGCGCCGAGAAGGGCCGGCTTGATTTCAACATGCCGGAGGCGCCTGAGGACAAGCAGGCGCTGGAGGATGCGCTCAACACGCTGATCGCCCGCGATCTGACGGTCAGTGAGCGCTGGATCACTGAGGATGAGCTGGATGCAAACCCCGAATTGGTGAAAACCATGTCGGTGGCGCCGCCTCGTGGCACTGGCCGTATCCGTCTGGTGCGGATTGGCAGCGCTGATGAGCAGATTGACCTGCAACCCTGCGGTGGCACCCATGTGCGCAGCACCGCCGAGATTGGCCCTATCCGCCTTGGAAAGGTTGAAAAAAAGGGAAAACAGAACCGCCGGGTCTACCTGCATCTGGGGGGTTGA
- a CDS encoding nucleotidyltransferase family protein yields the protein MTAIAALILAAGRSSRMRGRDKLLEPVDGTPLLARICAAATQSAATTYVTLPTPDHPRAAVIRDHCQGARPVYVPNAEEGMAASIRAGIGALSRAYDAVMILPADMPELTAKDLAQVVAQASSTPDQILRATGADGTFGHPVVFPRRHFTALSQLTGDQGARAILKAAQHQGEIIRPVPLPASHALTDLDTPEAWAAWRQARKSTSTE from the coding sequence ATGACCGCCATCGCCGCTCTCATCCTCGCTGCGGGAAGATCTTCCCGGATGCGGGGGCGCGACAAGCTGCTGGAGCCGGTTGACGGCACCCCGCTTCTGGCCCGGATCTGCGCAGCGGCAACGCAGAGCGCAGCGACGACCTATGTCACCCTGCCAACCCCCGACCACCCCCGCGCCGCAGTGATCCGCGACCACTGCCAAGGGGCCAGACCTGTCTATGTGCCAAACGCAGAAGAGGGCATGGCCGCCTCCATCCGCGCAGGCATTGGTGCGCTCTCTCGGGCTTACGATGCGGTGATGATCCTGCCGGCGGATATGCCGGAGCTGACGGCCAAAGACCTCGCGCAGGTGGTGGCGCAGGCCAGCAGCACTCCGGATCAGATCCTGCGCGCCACCGGTGCCGACGGGACATTTGGTCACCCGGTGGTGTTCCCGCGCCGACACTTCACCGCACTCAGCCAGTTGACCGGCGATCAGGGCGCGCGCGCAATCTTAAAGGCGGCACAGCATCAGGGGGAGATCATCCGCCCGGTCCCCTTGCCCGCGTCCCATGCGCTCACCGATCTGGACACGCCAGAGGCCTGGGCCGCCTGGCGTCAGGCCCGCAAGTCAACGTCGACAGAATAA
- the xylB gene encoding xylulokinase, protein MYLGIDLGTSGLRALLTDDTGRPVASAEAQYDVQTPHPGWSEQDPGTWITALDQAMAQLQGSPGYSDIRGIAVAGHMHGAVLLDSGDQVLRPCILWNDTRSAAEAAELDETAQVRDLSGNIVFPGFTAPKLLWVQRHEPEIFARTAKVLLPAAYLNLHLTGRHVADMSDSAGTSWLDVGARDWSDHLLEAGQMRRDQMPDLVEGCAAAGRLRPELASRWGLTGPVTIAGGAGDNAAAACGTGVMTAGQGFVSLGTSGVVLTARDGFHPDPATAVHTFCHAIPERWYQMGVMLSATDCLNWLGRITGRSPADLTAGLGDQLRPPGEVTFMPYLSGERTPHNSANLRGGFDGLSIATTAEDLARAVMEGVSYGLRDCLEALRKTGAQLDSCLVIGGGSKSAYWVKLLATILNLPLQLPKDGEFGAALGAARLARLAVTGEDPAEVLTAPERAMTVPPDPQLRDSYEAGYAAFRKRGAELTLR, encoded by the coding sequence ATGTATCTTGGCATTGATCTAGGCACATCGGGGCTGCGCGCCCTGCTGACGGATGACACGGGCAGGCCCGTTGCCTCGGCAGAGGCGCAGTATGATGTGCAGACCCCCCATCCCGGTTGGTCGGAGCAGGATCCCGGCACCTGGATCACCGCGCTGGATCAGGCGATGGCGCAGTTGCAGGGCAGTCCCGGATACAGCGATATTCGCGGGATTGCGGTCGCAGGTCACATGCATGGTGCGGTGTTGCTGGATAGCGGCGATCAGGTGCTGCGGCCTTGCATCCTGTGGAATGACACCCGTTCGGCGGCGGAGGCGGCGGAACTGGACGAAACAGCTCAGGTCCGTGATCTCAGCGGCAATATCGTCTTCCCCGGTTTCACCGCGCCAAAGCTCCTGTGGGTGCAGCGCCACGAGCCGGAGATCTTTGCCAGAACCGCCAAGGTTCTTCTGCCTGCGGCTTACCTCAACCTGCATCTGACCGGGCGGCATGTCGCGGATATGTCCGACAGTGCCGGCACGTCCTGGCTGGATGTCGGCGCGCGGGACTGGTCCGACCATCTGCTGGAGGCCGGACAGATGCGGCGCGATCAGATGCCGGATCTGGTCGAGGGCTGCGCGGCGGCGGGTCGCTTGCGTCCTGAACTGGCCTCTCGCTGGGGGCTGACCGGGCCTGTTACAATTGCAGGGGGCGCAGGTGACAATGCCGCTGCGGCCTGCGGCACCGGCGTGATGACCGCGGGGCAGGGGTTTGTCTCGCTTGGCACCTCTGGTGTGGTGCTGACGGCGCGCGACGGGTTTCATCCCGATCCGGCCACGGCTGTGCATACCTTCTGCCATGCAATCCCGGAGCGCTGGTATCAGATGGGTGTTATGCTGTCGGCGACCGATTGCCTGAATTGGCTGGGCCGTATCACCGGGCGCAGCCCTGCCGATCTGACGGCAGGCCTTGGCGATCAGCTGCGGCCACCGGGGGAGGTGACATTCATGCCCTATCTCTCAGGTGAGCGGACGCCGCATAACTCGGCCAACCTGCGTGGCGGGTTTGACGGGCTGTCCATCGCCACCACGGCTGAGGATCTGGCGCGCGCAGTGATGGAAGGGGTCTCCTACGGTCTGCGGGACTGTCTGGAGGCGTTGCGCAAGACCGGTGCGCAACTTGACAGTTGCCTGGTGATCGGCGGCGGCAGCAAATCCGCCTATTGGGTCAAGCTGCTGGCCACGATTCTCAACCTGCCGCTGCAATTGCCCAAGGATGGAGAATTTGGCGCGGCCCTAGGCGCGGCCCGGCTGGCGCGACTGGCCGTTACCGGCGAGGACCCGGCCGAGGTGTTGACCGCACCGGAGCGTGCGATGACCGTCCCGCCTGATCCGCAGCTGCGCGACAGCTATGAGGCAGGCTATGCCGCGTTTCGCAAACGCGGGGCTGAGTTGACCTTGCGGTAG
- a CDS encoding GcvT family protein, producing the protein MKTTTRVAVIGGGVVGCSVLYHLTKLGWSDVMLLERSELTSGSTWHAAGGFHTLNGDTNMAALQGYTIKLYKELEEITGMSCGLHHVGGVTLAETQERFDMLKAERAKHRFMGLETEIVSPEEIKKIAPVTNIDGIVGGLYDSLDGHLDPSGTTHAYAKAARMGGATIETHCKVVETNQRPDGTWDVVTDKGTIHAEHIVNAGGLWAREVGAMAGVYFPLHPMEHQYIVTDEVPEIAGIIDAGGEHPHVMDPAGESYLRQEGRGLCIGFYEQPCKPWAVDGTPWEFGHELLPDDFDKIEDSIAFAYNRFPALERAGVKSVIHGPFTFAPDGNPLVGPVPGMRNYWSACAVMAGFSQGGGVGLMLAQWMVEGECERDTFAMDTARFGDWITPGYTRPKVIENYQKRFSIAYPNEELPAARPFRTTPMYDIFDGMGAVWGAQYGLEVPNYFAEGDEPRYETPSFRRSNAFDATAREVKAVREAVGINEVHNFGKYLVKGAGARQWLDRIMAGRVPQPGRLSLTPMLSPKGRLIGDFTISCLSEEEFQLTASYGSQACHMRWFLQNLDDGVSLENISDTRNGFQIAGPKARDVLQACTRQDISDLRFMDVRRMTVGMADCIVQRVSYTGDLGYEIYCDLPSQRALWDALWTAGQPHGMKPFGMRAMMSLRLDKFFGSWLSEFSPDYTAAETGLDRFISFKKDVDFIGRAAAEAERDAGPARKLCAFEVAAEDADVTAYEPIWHDGAVVGFCTSGGYSHHAQKSIALALIPRDLAQDGLEVEIEILGKLRAARLITTPLFDADGARMRG; encoded by the coding sequence ATGAAGACGACAACACGGGTAGCAGTGATCGGCGGCGGCGTTGTGGGTTGCTCGGTGCTCTATCACCTGACCAAGCTGGGCTGGTCCGATGTGATGCTGCTGGAACGCTCCGAACTCACCTCCGGCTCCACCTGGCACGCGGCAGGCGGCTTCCATACCCTCAATGGCGACACCAATATGGCCGCGCTACAGGGCTATACGATCAAGCTATACAAAGAGCTGGAAGAGATCACCGGCATGTCCTGTGGCCTCCACCACGTCGGCGGCGTCACCCTGGCTGAAACCCAGGAACGGTTCGATATGCTGAAGGCGGAGCGCGCCAAACACCGCTTCATGGGGCTGGAGACGGAAATCGTCTCCCCCGAGGAAATCAAGAAGATCGCCCCCGTGACCAATATCGACGGCATTGTCGGCGGATTGTACGACTCGCTCGACGGGCACCTCGACCCCTCCGGCACCACCCACGCCTATGCCAAGGCCGCGCGCATGGGTGGCGCCACCATTGAAACCCACTGCAAGGTGGTGGAGACCAACCAGCGCCCCGATGGCACCTGGGATGTGGTCACCGACAAGGGCACGATCCACGCCGAACACATCGTCAACGCCGGCGGGCTCTGGGCGCGCGAGGTGGGCGCCATGGCGGGCGTCTACTTCCCGCTGCACCCGATGGAACACCAGTATATCGTCACCGATGAGGTGCCGGAAATCGCCGGGATCATCGACGCAGGTGGTGAACACCCGCATGTGATGGATCCCGCCGGTGAAAGCTACCTCAGGCAAGAGGGCCGCGGCCTTTGCATCGGCTTTTACGAACAGCCCTGCAAACCCTGGGCCGTCGATGGCACGCCGTGGGAGTTCGGCCATGAACTTCTCCCCGATGATTTCGACAAGATCGAAGACAGCATCGCCTTTGCTTACAACCGCTTCCCGGCGCTGGAACGCGCAGGCGTCAAATCGGTGATCCATGGCCCCTTCACTTTTGCCCCCGATGGCAACCCGCTGGTCGGCCCGGTGCCGGGGATGCGCAACTACTGGTCCGCCTGCGCCGTCATGGCCGGCTTCAGTCAGGGCGGCGGCGTCGGGTTGATGCTGGCGCAATGGATGGTGGAGGGCGAATGCGAGCGCGACACATTCGCGATGGACACCGCCCGCTTTGGCGACTGGATCACGCCGGGCTACACGCGACCTAAGGTGATTGAAAACTACCAGAAACGCTTCTCCATCGCCTACCCGAACGAGGAGCTGCCCGCCGCCCGCCCGTTCCGCACCACGCCAATGTACGACATCTTCGATGGCATGGGCGCGGTCTGGGGCGCGCAATACGGGCTTGAAGTCCCGAACTACTTCGCGGAAGGCGACGAGCCGCGCTATGAGACCCCGTCCTTCCGCCGCTCCAACGCCTTTGACGCCACCGCGCGCGAGGTTAAGGCGGTGCGTGAGGCCGTCGGCATCAATGAGGTCCATAACTTCGGCAAATACCTGGTCAAGGGTGCGGGTGCCCGCCAATGGCTCGACCGCATCATGGCCGGCCGGGTGCCACAGCCGGGCCGCCTGTCGCTGACCCCGATGCTGTCCCCCAAGGGCCGGCTGATCGGCGACTTCACCATCTCCTGCCTCAGCGAAGAAGAGTTCCAGCTCACCGCCTCTTACGGCTCGCAGGCCTGCCACATGCGCTGGTTCCTGCAGAACCTGGACGACGGCGTCAGCCTTGAAAACATCTCTGACACCCGCAACGGCTTCCAGATCGCAGGCCCCAAAGCACGTGATGTGCTGCAGGCCTGCACCCGTCAGGATATCTCCGACCTGCGTTTCATGGATGTGCGCCGCATGACCGTGGGCATGGCCGACTGCATAGTGCAGCGGGTCAGCTATACCGGCGATCTGGGCTATGAAATCTACTGCGACCTGCCCTCGCAACGCGCGCTCTGGGATGCGCTCTGGACCGCAGGCCAGCCGCACGGCATGAAACCCTTTGGCATGCGCGCGATGATGTCGCTGCGCCTGGATAAATTCTTCGGCTCCTGGCTCAGTGAGTTTTCGCCCGATTACACCGCTGCGGAAACCGGCTTGGATCGCTTCATTTCCTTCAAGAAAGATGTCGATTTCATCGGTCGTGCCGCAGCGGAGGCCGAGCGCGACGCAGGCCCCGCCCGCAAGCTCTGCGCCTTTGAGGTGGCGGCCGAGGACGCCGATGTCACCGCCTATGAACCCATCTGGCACGATGGCGCTGTGGTCGGCTTCTGCACCTCCGGCGGCTATTCCCATCACGCGCAGAAATCCATCGCCCTCGCCCTGATCCCCCGCGATCTGGCGCAGGACGGGCTGGAGGTGGAAATCGAAATCCTCGGCAAACTGCGCGCCGCACGGCTGATTACCACGCCGCTGTTTGACGCCGATGGCGCCCGCATGCGCGGCTAA